In Dryobates pubescens isolate bDryPub1 chromosome 15, bDryPub1.pri, whole genome shotgun sequence, the following proteins share a genomic window:
- the LOC104298475 gene encoding histone H1.10 — protein MSETAPAAAPAVAAPAAKAAAKKPKKAAGGSKARKPAGPSVTELITKAVSASKERKGLSLAALKKALAAGGYDVEKNNSRIKLGLKSLVSKGTLVQTKGTGASGSFRLSKKPGEVKEKAPKKRVAAAKPKKPAAKKPASAAKKPKKAAAVKKSPKKAKKPAAAAAKKATKSPKKATKAAKPKKAAAAAKSPAKAKAVKPKAAKPKAAKPKTAKAKKAAAKK, from the coding sequence ATGTCGGAGACCGCGCCCGCCGCCGCGCCCGCCGTTGCGGCCCCCGCCGCCAAGGCAGCCGCCAAGAAGCCGAAGAAGGCGGCGGGCGGCTCCAAAGCCCGCAAGCCCGCGGGCCCCAGCGTCACCGAGCTGATCACCAAGGCCGTGTCCGCCTCCAAGGAGCGCAAGGGGCTCTCCCTCGCCGCGCTCAAGAAGGCGCTGGCCGCCGGCGGCTACGATGTGGAAAAGAACAACAGCCGCATCAAGCTGGGGCTCAAAAGCCTCGTCAGCAAGGGCACACTggtgcagaccaagggcaccGGTGCCTCCGGCTCTTTCCGCCTCAGCAAAAAGCCAGGAGAGGTGAAGGAAAAAGCCCCCAAGAAGCGGGTAGCTGCAGCCAAGCCCAAGAAGCCGGCGGCCAAGAagcctgccagtgctgccaagaagcccaagaaagctgcagctgtgaagAAAAGCCCTAAGAAAGCTAAGAAACCGGCTGCCGCGGCAGCCAAGAAAGCGACCAAGAGCCCCAAGAAGGCGACGAAGGCTGCCAAGCCCAAAAAAGCAGCGGCAGCAGCCAAGAGCCCGGCCAAAGCGAAGGCGGTGAAGCCCAAAGCAGCCAAGCCCAAGGCAGCCAAACCCAAAACGGCCAAGGCAAAGAAGGCAGCGGCCAAGAAGTGA
- the LOC104298447 gene encoding histone H2B 1/2/3/4/6, with translation MPEPAKSAPAPKKGSKKAVTKTQKKGDKKRKKSRKESYSIYVYKVLKQVHPDTGISSKAMGIMNSFVNDIFERIAGEASRLAHYNKRSTITSREIQTAVRLLLPGELAKHAVSEGTKAVTKYTSSK, from the coding sequence ATGCCTGAGCCAGCCAAGTCCGCTCCCGCGCCCAAgaagggctccaagaaagcggTGACCAAAACCCAGAAGAAGGGAGACAAGAAGCGCAAGAAGAGCCGCAAGGAGAGCTACTCCATCTACGTGTACAAGGTGCTGAAGCAGGTGCACCCCGACACGGGCATCTCCTCCAAGGCCATGGGCATCATGAACTCCTTCGTCAATGACATCTTCGAGCGCATTGCCGGCGAGGCCTCTCGCCTGGCGCACTACAACAAGCGCTCCACCATCACCTCGCGGGAGATCCAGACGGCCGtgcggctgctgctgcctggtgagcTGGCCAAGCACGCCGTGTCCGAGGGCACCAAGGCTGTCACCAAGTACACCAGCTCCAAGTAG
- the LOC128897869 gene encoding histone H4-like has protein sequence MSGRGKGGKGLGKGGAKRHRKVLRDNIQGITKPAIRRLARRGGVKRISGLIYEETRGVLKVFLENVIRDAVTYTEHAKRKTVTAMDVVYALKRQGRTLCLSVQSTLSDPA, from the exons ATGTCTGGCAGAGGCAAAGGCGGGAAAGGGCTCGGCAAAGGAGGCGCTAAGCGTCACCGTAAAGTGCTGCGTGATAATATCCAGGGTATCACCAAGCCGGCCATCCGCCGCCTAGCTCGGCGCGGCGGCGTCAAGCGTATTTCTGGCCTCATCTACGAAGAGACGCGCGGTGTGCTGAAAGTCTTCCTGGAGAACGTGATCCGTGACGCTGTCACCTACACTGAGCACGCCAAGAGAAAGACCGTGACAGCCATGGATGTGGTCTATGCGCTCAAGCGCCAGGGACGCACTCT atgcctttctGTGCAGagtaccctaagtgatcctgcttag
- the LOC104298446 gene encoding histone H2A.J codes for MSGRGKQGGKVRAKAKSRSSRAGLQFPVGRVHRLLRKGNYAERVGAGAPVYMAAVLEYLTAEILELAGNAARDNKKTRIIPRHLQLAIRNDEELNKLLGKVTIAQGGVLPNIQAVLLPKKTESHKAKSK; via the coding sequence atgtctggcCGCGGGAAGCAGGGTGGCAAAGTTCGAGCTAAGGCCAAGTCGCGCTCCTCGCGGGCCGGGCTGCAGTTCCCCGTGGGCCGCGTTCACCGACTGCTGCGGAAAGGTAACTACGCGGAGCGTGTCGGGGCTGGGGCGCCTGTTTACATGGCGGCCGTGCTGGAGTACCTGACGGCTGAGatcctggagctggcagggaacGCTGCCCGCGACAACAAGAAGACCCGCATCATCCCCCGCCACTTGCAGCTGGCCATCCGCAACGACGAGGAGCTGAACAAGCTGCTGGGCAAGGTGACGATCGCGCAGGGCGGAGTGCTGCCCAACATCCAGGCCGTGCTGCTGCCCAAGAAGACTGAGAGCCACAAAGCAAAGAGCAAGTAA
- the LOC104298443 gene encoding histone H2A-IV: MSGRGKQGGKARAKAKSRSSRAGLQFPVGRVHRLLRKGNYAERVGAGAPVYLAAVLEYLTAEILELAGNAARDNKKTRIIPRHLQLAIRNDEELNKLLGKVTIAQGGVLPNIQAVLLPKKTDSHKAKAK; encoded by the coding sequence ATGTCTGGCCGCGGCAAGCAAGGCGGGAAGGCTCGGGCCAAGGCTAAGTCGCGCTCCTCACGGGCCGGTCTCCAGTTCCCCGTGGGCCGCGTCCACCGACTGCTGCGCAAGGGCAACTACGCGGAGCgagtgggtgctggagccccgGTGTACCTGGCGGCCGTGCTGGAGTACCTGACCGCTGAAAtcctggagctggcaggcaaCGCTGCCCGCGACAACAAGAAGACGCGCATCATCCCCCGCCACCTGCAGCTGGCCATCCGCAACGACGAGGAGCTGAACAAGCTGCTGGGCAAGGTGACGATCGCGCAGGGTGGAGTGCTGCCCAACATCCAGGCCGTGCTGCTGCCCAAGAAGACCGACAGCCACAAGGCTAAAGCCAAGTAA
- the LOC104298441 gene encoding histone H2B 8 gives MPEPAKSAPAPKKGSKKAVTKTQKKGDKKRRKTRKESYSIYVYKVLKQVHPDTGISSKAMGIMNSFVNDIFERIAGEASRLAHYNKRSTITSREIQTAVRLLLPGELAKHAVSEGTKAVTKYTSSK, from the coding sequence ATGCCGGAACCAGCTAAATCCGCTCCTGCTCCAAAgaagggctccaagaaagctgtcACCAAGACTCAGAAGAAAGGTGATAAGAAACGTAGAAAGACTAGAAAGGAGAGCTACTCCATCTACGTGTACAAGGTGCTGAAGCAGGTGCACCCCGACACGGGCATCTCCTCCAAGGCCATGGGCATCATGAACTCCTTCGTCAATGACATCTTCGAGCGCATCGCCGGCGAGGCCTCTCGCCTGGCGCACTACAACAAGCGCTCCACCATCACCTCGCGGGAGATCCAGACGGCCGtgcggctgctgctgcccggtGAGCTGGCCAAGCACGCCGTGTCCGAGGGCACCAAGGCTGTCACCAAATACACCAGCTCCAAGTAA